From one Nonomuraea polychroma genomic stretch:
- a CDS encoding sensor histidine kinase has translation MRSRLVMMGDSVAGAAAAATLAGFVLRLQSSAGFADDYWLWISVTAMVYGAPGAFLIRRGRTILGWLFVAVSASAATSAFTGEYATAAAGRGWPGHLIMLWLSVWSWLPAYVIVAAVVPYWLPSGERPTGVFRPLMYLGCASVVAGSAAWALLPWQHSDDPALADSGLASPLSVAGAEALLPVCLVMVAVAALGGLASLGVRLRRAESDERGQLAWVGAGMAGTVLLLVAAQTVEARGAGVLLAASALPLPISVVLAIQRYRMWDMETVLRRGLVWALMSAEIALCYAVVVALLGDLLGRSVGAPLVAAAVVAISVAPVHRLLQRGVRRLLYGDAADPYDALGRLGATLETAAAPAEALERLAGDVARILRVPAVWVLVLDGPESRHGEELGADPVRVPLVHAGEAVGELLLTRPRAGEFRPAEARLLHVLARQAGAAAHAARLAADLDRSRRALVTARAEERRRLRRDLHDQLGPSLSAVHLQLETLRDMVATDPAGAGALADRCATWLAGAVGDVRRIVDGLGPSALDDLGLAEALRAQTAGFSRPGLAVRLRLPEEGLPPLPAATEAAVLRIVGEALANTARHARASGCDVEVELAPDALHFSVRDDGVGVTGTGAGWRVGVGLESMAEAAAQLDGKCEILAAAGGGTEVRVRLPRVEV, from the coding sequence ATGCGTTCGCGTCTGGTGATGATGGGGGATTCGGTCGCGGGTGCCGCCGCCGCGGCGACGCTGGCCGGATTCGTGCTGCGGCTGCAGTCATCGGCGGGGTTCGCCGACGACTACTGGTTGTGGATCTCCGTCACGGCAATGGTGTACGGCGCGCCCGGCGCGTTCCTCATCCGGCGCGGCCGGACGATTCTGGGCTGGCTCTTCGTCGCAGTGAGCGCGAGCGCCGCCACGAGCGCCTTCACCGGCGAGTACGCCACCGCCGCGGCCGGCCGGGGCTGGCCCGGCCACCTGATCATGCTCTGGCTGTCGGTGTGGAGCTGGTTGCCCGCCTACGTGATCGTGGCCGCCGTCGTCCCCTACTGGCTCCCCTCGGGTGAGCGGCCGACGGGGGTGTTCCGCCCGCTGATGTACCTCGGGTGTGCCTCTGTGGTGGCCGGATCGGCCGCGTGGGCGCTGCTGCCGTGGCAGCACAGCGACGATCCGGCGCTGGCCGACAGCGGGCTGGCCAGCCCCTTGAGCGTCGCGGGAGCGGAGGCGCTGCTGCCCGTCTGCTTGGTCATGGTCGCCGTCGCGGCGCTGGGCGGGCTCGCGTCCCTGGGCGTCCGCCTGCGCCGAGCCGAGAGCGACGAACGCGGCCAGCTGGCCTGGGTGGGCGCGGGCATGGCAGGCACTGTGCTCCTGCTGGTCGCCGCCCAGACGGTCGAGGCCCGCGGTGCGGGGGTCCTGCTGGCGGCCTCCGCCCTGCCGTTGCCGATCTCCGTGGTGCTGGCGATCCAGCGGTACCGGATGTGGGACATGGAGACCGTCCTGCGCCGCGGGCTGGTCTGGGCGCTCATGTCGGCGGAGATCGCGCTCTGCTACGCGGTGGTCGTCGCGCTGCTCGGAGACCTCCTCGGGCGTAGTGTGGGCGCTCCCCTCGTCGCCGCGGCGGTGGTGGCCATCAGCGTGGCTCCCGTCCACAGGCTCCTGCAGAGAGGGGTACGGCGGTTGTTGTACGGCGACGCCGCGGACCCGTACGACGCGCTGGGGCGGTTGGGCGCCACCCTGGAGACGGCCGCGGCCCCGGCGGAGGCGCTCGAACGGCTGGCGGGCGATGTGGCCAGGATCCTCCGTGTTCCGGCCGTGTGGGTTCTGGTGCTGGACGGGCCGGAGTCCCGCCACGGAGAAGAGCTCGGCGCGGACCCGGTACGGGTGCCCTTGGTGCATGCCGGGGAGGCGGTGGGAGAGCTGCTGCTGACCCGGCCGCGCGCCGGGGAGTTCCGTCCCGCCGAGGCGCGGCTGTTGCACGTTCTGGCCCGGCAGGCGGGTGCGGCCGCGCACGCCGCCCGGCTTGCCGCGGACCTGGACCGGTCGCGGCGGGCGCTGGTGACCGCGCGTGCCGAGGAGCGCCGCCGGCTGCGCCGGGACCTGCACGACCAGCTCGGGCCGAGCCTGTCGGCCGTACACCTGCAGCTGGAAACCCTCCGCGACATGGTGGCGACCGATCCGGCCGGTGCCGGCGCCCTTGCCGACCGGTGCGCCACGTGGCTGGCCGGTGCCGTGGGCGACGTTCGGCGCATCGTGGACGGTCTCGGCCCGTCCGCCTTGGACGATCTCGGCTTGGCGGAGGCGCTCCGCGCACAGACGGCGGGCTTCAGCCGGCCCGGACTGGCGGTCCGGTTGCGCCTGCCCGAGGAGGGCCTGCCTCCGCTTCCGGCCGCCACCGAGGCGGCGGTCCTGCGCATCGTCGGCGAGGCGCTGGCCAACACCGCCCGGCACGCGCGTGCCAGCGGCTGCGACGTAGAGGTGGAGCTGGCGCCGGACGCCCTGCATTTCTCGGTACGAGATGACGGCGTGGGCGTAACAGGCACCGGCGCCGGGTGGCGCGTTGGCGTGGGCCTGGAGTCGATGGCCGAGGCCGCCGCCCAGCTTGATGGGAAATGCGAGATTCTTGCTGCAGCCGGCGGCGGCACCGAGGTCCGCGTGCGGTTGCCGAGAGTCGAGGTGTGA
- a CDS encoding aldo/keto reductase: MRVIGDVRVGAIGLGAMPLSIEGRPDEARAIATVHAALDAGVTLIDTADAYHWHAGEVGHNELLIARALASYGDDTGEVLVATKGGRGRPGDGSWTVNGDPRHLRRACEASLKRLGVESIGLYQLHKPDPAVPFAESVGALGELHDQGKVRMVGISNVDVPQIRQAQRELGGRLVSVQNRYSPAVRDSDPELRLCAELGIAFLPWSPLGGISRSALEAEEARPAGHPAFHAIAGERNVSPQQVCLAWLLAAGPHVIPIPGASRPASIRDSAAAAGLTLTDQELARLGEETSNIPSTSGIQ, encoded by the coding sequence ATGCGTGTGATCGGCGACGTCCGGGTCGGCGCGATCGGGCTGGGCGCCATGCCGCTGTCCATCGAGGGCAGGCCGGACGAGGCCAGAGCGATCGCCACGGTCCACGCCGCGCTGGACGCGGGAGTCACCTTGATCGACACAGCGGACGCGTACCACTGGCACGCCGGCGAGGTCGGGCACAACGAACTGCTCATCGCGCGTGCGCTGGCGAGTTACGGCGATGACACAGGCGAAGTCCTCGTGGCGACCAAGGGCGGCCGGGGCCGTCCGGGCGACGGCTCCTGGACGGTGAACGGTGATCCCAGGCACCTCAGGCGTGCGTGCGAGGCTTCGCTCAAGCGGCTGGGTGTCGAGTCCATCGGGCTGTACCAGCTGCACAAGCCCGATCCGGCGGTGCCGTTCGCGGAATCGGTGGGCGCGCTGGGCGAGCTGCACGACCAAGGCAAGGTCCGGATGGTCGGGATCTCCAACGTGGACGTGCCGCAGATCCGCCAGGCGCAGCGGGAACTCGGCGGACGGCTGGTCTCCGTGCAGAACCGGTATTCGCCCGCCGTCCGCGACAGCGACCCCGAGCTGCGGCTCTGCGCCGAACTCGGGATCGCGTTCCTGCCGTGGAGCCCGCTCGGCGGGATCTCGCGGAGCGCGCTCGAAGCGGAGGAGGCACGGCCGGCCGGGCACCCCGCGTTCCACGCGATCGCCGGCGAACGGAACGTCAGCCCGCAGCAGGTGTGCCTCGCCTGGTTGCTCGCGGCCGGCCCGCATGTCATCCCGATCCCCGGCGCGAGCCGCCCGGCCTCCATCCGGGACTCCGCCGCCGCGGCTGGTCTGACGCTCACGGATCAGGAGCTCGCCAGGCTCGGAGAAGAAACCAGCAACATTCCGAGCACTTCAGGCATCCAATGA
- a CDS encoding LysR family transcriptional regulator encodes MIDVQRLRVLREVARHGSFNRAAAELRFTPSAVSQQIAALERGLGLAVVERSTRGVTLTEAGLLLVETAEAIAAELTDAQERIDRLACERTRCTVATFASGGRKLLPSALARFAAAHPEVELTILEREPEDSIPLLKEGRADLALAYHFDGPPPASPGDRSGLVWTPLRPDPLRVVLPRTHPYAGRESVHLAELAGERWVLGCLKTVDLLRRYAALAGFELHISCSATDYMFAQSLVSAGIGVALIPEIALMEAPDLVTVSLQPPSPSRHIGVATTRRHRGPAQPYVESLLELLSAGP; translated from the coding sequence ATGATCGACGTCCAGCGCCTCCGCGTGCTCCGCGAGGTGGCCAGGCACGGCAGCTTCAACCGGGCCGCCGCCGAGCTGCGCTTCACCCCTTCGGCCGTCTCGCAGCAGATCGCCGCGCTGGAACGCGGTCTCGGCCTGGCCGTCGTCGAGCGCAGCACCCGAGGCGTGACGCTCACCGAAGCAGGCCTCCTGCTGGTGGAGACGGCGGAGGCCATCGCCGCGGAGCTGACCGACGCCCAGGAACGCATCGACCGGCTCGCCTGCGAGCGCACCCGATGCACGGTGGCGACGTTCGCCAGCGGAGGCCGGAAGCTGCTGCCGTCCGCGCTCGCGCGGTTCGCCGCCGCCCACCCCGAGGTGGAGCTGACCATCCTGGAGCGGGAGCCGGAGGACAGCATCCCGCTCCTCAAGGAAGGACGGGCGGACCTCGCCCTGGCCTACCACTTCGACGGACCCCCGCCGGCCAGTCCCGGTGACCGGTCCGGTCTCGTCTGGACCCCGCTCAGACCCGACCCGCTCCGGGTCGTCCTGCCCCGCACTCATCCTTACGCCGGCCGGGAAAGCGTTCATCTCGCCGAGCTGGCCGGAGAGCGGTGGGTGCTCGGGTGCCTGAAGACCGTCGACCTGCTGCGGCGCTACGCCGCTCTGGCTGGATTCGAGCTGCACATCTCCTGCAGCGCGACCGACTACATGTTCGCCCAGTCCCTCGTCTCGGCGGGGATAGGCGTCGCCCTGATCCCGGAGATCGCCCTCATGGAAGCCCCCGACCTGGTCACCGTCTCCCTCCAGCCGCCCAGCCCGTCCCGCCACATCGGCGTCGCCACCACGCGCCGCCACCGCGGCCCCGCACAGCCGTACGTGGAATCCCTGCTGGAGCTCCTGTCCGCCGGCCCATGA
- a CDS encoding response regulator transcription factor has translation MRVLIVDDHPMYREGLVATLSRQPGVTVVGEAGDGAEAVELAVRLAPDIVLMDLHMPVMNGVEATGRLMAELPGVAIVVLTMLESDDSLAAAVRAGARGYLLKGAGRAEIVRALEVCRDGGAYFGPNAARALAGLVGAESRRTVANPVLPELTEREVEILDLMARGLSNAAIASRLYVSDKTVRNYVSTVYGKLGVTDRAAAVARARDAGLGSGPPGAR, from the coding sequence ATGCGTGTGCTGATCGTGGACGACCATCCCATGTACCGGGAGGGGCTGGTCGCGACGCTCTCTCGCCAGCCCGGCGTCACGGTCGTGGGCGAGGCGGGTGACGGGGCGGAAGCCGTCGAGCTGGCCGTCCGGCTCGCTCCCGACATCGTCCTGATGGATCTGCACATGCCGGTCATGAACGGCGTCGAGGCCACCGGGCGCTTGATGGCCGAGCTGCCGGGCGTCGCCATCGTGGTCCTGACGATGCTGGAGTCCGACGACTCGCTGGCCGCGGCCGTACGGGCGGGCGCCCGCGGCTACCTCCTCAAGGGGGCAGGCCGGGCCGAGATCGTGCGGGCGCTGGAGGTCTGCCGCGACGGCGGCGCGTACTTCGGCCCGAACGCCGCCCGGGCACTCGCCGGGCTCGTCGGGGCGGAGTCCCGGCGTACCGTCGCGAACCCGGTGCTGCCCGAGCTGACCGAGCGAGAGGTGGAGATCCTCGACCTGATGGCGCGCGGGCTGTCCAACGCCGCCATCGCCTCCCGGCTCTACGTCTCCGACAAGACGGTCCGCAATTACGTCAGCACCGTGTACGGCAAGCTCGGCGTCACCGACCGCGCCGCGGCGGTGGCCCGAGCCCGCGACGCCGGCCTGGGTTCAGGACCGCCCGGCGCACGTTGA
- a CDS encoding NAD-dependent epimerase/dehydratase family protein: protein MNSVCVIGGNRYFGRRVIERLRDAGTDVTVINRGSSPAPEGVRHLIADRDDEDGLREALADRSFDVVIDQVCYTPPQAAAARRVFAGRTRRYVMTSTIEVYSALDTNAPVTEDVIDLATLPVRMDLPWHEPDFVEEHYGAGKAQAEAVFAREPVFDFVSVRTGHVMGGADFTGRLDHYTTRIRDGLPVVVHREPRPSSFINSREIADFLVWTAESSFTGPVNACSHGPFDVTYLCDTLSAAAGAGPVTYTTGRDTSPFSFDRAYAMDNGRAVRLGFVFSHTADWLPHVISEALACV from the coding sequence ATGAACAGCGTGTGTGTGATCGGCGGCAATCGGTACTTCGGAAGACGGGTGATCGAGCGACTGCGCGACGCGGGAACGGACGTCACCGTGATCAATCGTGGCTCCTCACCGGCGCCGGAAGGGGTGAGGCACCTCATCGCCGACCGCGACGACGAGGACGGCCTGCGTGAAGCCCTCGCAGATCGCTCCTTCGACGTGGTGATCGACCAGGTCTGTTACACGCCGCCGCAGGCCGCCGCAGCGCGGAGGGTCTTCGCGGGACGCACGCGACGGTACGTGATGACCTCCACGATCGAGGTGTACTCCGCGCTGGACACCAATGCGCCGGTCACCGAGGACGTGATCGATCTCGCCACCCTGCCGGTACGGATGGACCTGCCGTGGCACGAACCGGACTTCGTCGAGGAGCACTATGGCGCGGGCAAGGCTCAGGCGGAGGCGGTCTTCGCTCGTGAGCCGGTGTTCGACTTCGTGAGCGTCCGTACGGGACACGTGATGGGCGGTGCGGACTTCACCGGGCGCCTCGACCATTACACGACGCGGATCCGCGACGGCCTCCCCGTCGTCGTGCACCGGGAGCCGCGCCCGTCGTCGTTCATCAACTCCAGGGAGATCGCCGACTTCCTGGTATGGACTGCGGAATCCAGCTTCACGGGGCCGGTGAACGCCTGTTCACACGGGCCGTTCGACGTCACCTACCTGTGCGACACGCTGTCCGCGGCGGCCGGGGCCGGGCCGGTGACGTACACGACGGGCCGTGACACTTCACCCTTCTCCTTCGACCGTGCGTACGCCATGGACAACGGGCGTGCCGTACGGCTCGGTTTCGTGTTCTCACACACCGCGGACTGGCTGCCGCACGTCATCTCGGAGGCGCTGGCATGCGTGTGA
- a CDS encoding AAA family ATPase produces MKRYILTGTPGAGKTTILRRLAALGYATVEEAATAVIADQHARGDVEPWTRPSFIDKIVALQRRRQLQSITTAQHVQFFDRSPICTHALSTYVGHPISSALSAEIDRITREQIYDRHVFFVRNLGFCEPTAARRISFEDSLTFERLHEETYRAFGYHLVEVPAGPVSERVATIRTLISQLTDV; encoded by the coding sequence ATGAAGCGCTACATTCTCACCGGCACCCCAGGCGCCGGCAAGACCACGATCCTGCGCCGCCTGGCGGCTCTCGGATACGCGACGGTCGAGGAGGCAGCCACGGCGGTCATCGCGGACCAGCACGCGCGCGGCGACGTCGAGCCGTGGACCCGGCCGTCCTTCATCGACAAGATCGTGGCCCTGCAACGACGGCGACAACTGCAGTCGATCACGACCGCGCAGCACGTGCAGTTCTTTGATCGCTCCCCCATATGCACCCACGCTCTCAGCACCTATGTCGGGCACCCGATCTCCTCGGCCCTGTCCGCCGAGATCGACAGGATCACCAGAGAGCAGATCTACGACCGGCACGTGTTCTTCGTCCGCAATCTCGGCTTCTGCGAGCCTACCGCGGCCCGCCGGATCAGCTTCGAAGACTCGCTGACGTTCGAACGCCTCCACGAGGAGACCTACCGCGCATTCGGGTACCACCTCGTCGAGGTTCCCGCCGGACCGGTCTCCGAGCGAGTAGCCACGATCCGTACCTTGATCTCCCAGCTCACGGACGTGTGA